A stretch of DNA from Endozoicomonas sp. 8E:
CTGATTGAAAAATGTCCACCAGAGAAGTTCTTTACTAATCCGGATTCACCTCGGGTAAGACAGTTTTTGAAGCTCGATGGCGCCTGACTAAGCTTGAGCAGTGACAACATAAAGCCCTACATTGCAGGGCTCTATGGCTGCTGCAAATCTCTGACTCCCATGCTTTCAGGCCCTGTGGGTCGCAACATGGGAATGCATTCCCTGATGATAAACCCAAAAAGCCTTTAGAACCGAGCCCCGACATAGTCTATAACCTCAAGTCATTATTGCAGCCACCTGTGAAGGCCCTTCTGGGTAAAGGTGAGCCGGATCAGCGCCGGACGTGATCTGTTTGCGCGAGGGTCGTGGTCAGTGACTCTGTTAAATTAATATTTTTTTCTTCCATCAATGCTTCCAGTAAAGGGTAAAGAGCGCCCAGTTGCTTTTCGAGCGTGTCTTTAATGGTGTCGACGATCACCTGCGTGCCACGTTCAATTTCAATGTTGACCCAGTCACCCGCTTTTTTAGCATTGAACGTTGTAACTCTTCGGGTCTCGGGAATCAGCCAGACCTCAAAACAATCTTTCTTCTTGTCGACATCCGATAAGGTTAAGCTGCAACCGTTAATCGCTATATACCCTTTAGGGAAAATGTATTGCCCCCATTCATTGCTGTATGCAAACCGCATACGGCAGTTTCCCTCGATCTCTTCAACTTCAAGAATCTGTGCCCGAAAGTCGATGTGTCCAGACAGAGGGTGTCCGCCAATTTCTGCCCCATCCATTGCTGCTCGCTCGACATTTACGGCCTGGCCACTGACATGATGTCCTAATGTCGTTACACGTAAGCTTTGCAAAATGACATCAAATCTGGCGAGAGTCGGACTGATAATTTCTGTTACCGTGAGACAAACGCCGTCCACCGAAACACTGGCCCCTATATTCAACCCTTGGCAAAAGCCTTCTGGAAACTCAATGTCAAAGGTTCGGATACCATCGCGGTCATCCACACGGCCAATTTTGGCCATGCCTTGAACAATGCCTGTAAACATTCTATTTGCTCCATTACTTTCGAATTAGTGACAAGGTATACGTGTAGGGATTGTCAGCAGGATCTTCGACGATGTTTCCTCAGGCGGACAATATATACTGTATTTTAATATCTGCACCCAAAATATCTCACGATTTCGGATTAAAGTGCTTTGCTTAAAACGCGCAAGGATGGAAAAAGCCACCTTCCAGACAGGCGAAACCCTCTGGTCAGTTACTTAACATGGGTTTGCGGAAGTAAAGCCTATATAATTGCTCCTTTGCCTGACAGATGGTACTGAGGGACTGGCTTTGGACACAATCACCGTAAGGGGTGCAAGAACCCATAACCTGAAGAACATCGATCTCGATATGCCCCGGGACAGCCTGATTGTCATTACCGGTCTGTCCGGATCGGGAAAGTCGTCCCTGGCCTTCGATACCCTTTATGCCGAGGGTCAGCGTCGCTATGTGGAATCTCTGTCGGCCTATGCACGACAGTTTCTCTCGATGATGGAAAAGCCGGATGTCGACCACATTGAGGGTTTGTCTCCTGCCATTTCCATTGAGCAGAAGTCCACCAGCCATAACCCTCGCTCGACAGTCGGCACCATTACTGAAATATACGACTATCTTCGATTGCTGTTTGCCAGAACCGGTACACCCCGGTGTCCTGAACATCAATTACCCCTGGAAGCTCAGACCGTCAGCCAGATGGTGGATCAGGTACTGGCATTGCCAGAAGGTACCAAACTGATGCTGCTGGCACCTGTGGTCCGGGATCGGAAAGGTGAACACCTCCATGTCTTCAGTGAACTGAGAGCCCAGGGTTTTATTCGCGCCCGCATTGATGGCATTGTCACCGACCTCGACAACCCGCCCGAGCTGGACAAAAAGAAGAAGCACACTATCGAAGTGGTGGTTGATCGCTTCAAGGTAAGAGAAGACTTGCAGTTGCGTCTGGCAGAATCTTTCGAAACAGCTCTGGAGCTGACCGACGGGCTGGCAGCAGTCAGCTTTATGGACGCTGAGGAGCAGGACATTGTTTATTCTGCCCGATTTGCCTGCCCATCCTGTGGCTACAGTATCAATGAACTGGAGCCCCGCATGTTCTCGTTCAATAACCCGGCGGGAGCCTGTCCCACCTGTGATGGTCTTGGGGTCAAGCAATTTTTTGATGAAGACCGTATTGTCCAGCACCCGGAATTAACTCTGGCGGAAGGCGCCATTCGTGGCTGGGATCGCCGCAGCGTCTATTACTTTCACCTGTTGAAGTCACTGGCTGCTCACTTCAGCTTTGATATTGATACCGCTTTTGATGA
This window harbors:
- a CDS encoding riboflavin synthase subunit alpha — its product is MFTGIVQGMAKIGRVDDRDGIRTFDIEFPEGFCQGLNIGASVSVDGVCLTVTEIISPTLARFDVILQSLRVTTLGHHVSGQAVNVERAAMDGAEIGGHPLSGHIDFRAQILEVEEIEGNCRMRFAYSNEWGQYIFPKGYIAINGCSLTLSDVDKKKDCFEVWLIPETRRVTTFNAKKAGDWVNIEIERGTQVIVDTIKDTLEKQLGALYPLLEALMEEKNINLTESLTTTLAQTDHVRR